One Mixta gaviniae genomic window carries:
- the rnt gene encoding ribonuclease T, producing MSESKQLNALSDRFRGFYPVVIDVETAGFNAKTDALLEIAAVTLKMDEQGWLQLDQTMHFHVEPFEGAVLQPEALAFNGIDPHNPLRGAVSEYEALHEIFKLVRKGLKDRGCNRAIMVAHNANFDHSFMMAAAERAGLKRNPFHPFATFDTAALSGLVVGQTVLAKACKAAGIAFDATQAHSALYDTERTAELFCELVNRWKRLGGWPPLPVGDEEPADEALKVEE from the coding sequence ATGTCTGAATCGAAACAACTGAACGCCTTATCCGACCGCTTCCGCGGCTTTTATCCGGTGGTGATTGATGTGGAAACCGCCGGATTCAATGCTAAAACCGATGCGCTGCTGGAGATCGCCGCCGTCACGTTGAAAATGGATGAACAAGGCTGGCTGCAGCTTGATCAGACAATGCATTTTCACGTTGAGCCTTTTGAAGGCGCGGTCCTGCAACCGGAGGCGCTGGCGTTCAACGGCATCGATCCACACAATCCCCTGCGCGGCGCTGTCAGTGAATATGAGGCGCTGCATGAAATTTTTAAGCTGGTGCGCAAAGGCCTGAAGGATCGCGGCTGCAATCGCGCCATTATGGTGGCGCATAACGCCAATTTCGATCACAGCTTTATGATGGCCGCCGCCGAACGCGCCGGTCTGAAGCGTAACCCGTTCCATCCCTTCGCGACTTTCGATACCGCAGCCCTCAGCGGCCTCGTCGTCGGTCAGACGGTACTGGCGAAAGCCTGTAAAGCGGCCGGCATCGCCTTTGACGCCACGCAGGCGCACTCGGCGCTCTACGATACCGAACGCACCGCGGAGCTGTTTTGCGAACTGGTGAACCGCTGGAAACGCCTGGGCGGTTGGCCGCCGCTGCCGGTTGGCGATGAAGAGCCGGCTGATGAGGCGTTAAAGGTGGAAGAGTAA
- the gloA gene encoding lactoylglutathione lyase — MRLLHTMLRVGDMQRSLDFYTRVLGMRLLRESENEEYKYSLAFVGYSDESEGAVIELTYNWGVDKYDLGNAYGHIALGVDDVAATCEKIRQAGGNVTREAGPVKGGSTIIAFVEDPDGYKIELIENKQAGQGLGH, encoded by the coding sequence CTTCACACCATGCTGCGCGTTGGCGATATGCAGCGCTCCCTCGATTTTTATACCCGTGTTCTCGGCATGCGTCTGCTGCGCGAAAGCGAAAACGAGGAGTATAAATACAGCCTGGCGTTCGTCGGCTACAGCGACGAAAGCGAAGGCGCGGTGATCGAGCTGACCTACAACTGGGGCGTGGATAAATACGATCTTGGCAATGCCTACGGCCATATCGCGCTGGGCGTGGACGACGTGGCGGCGACCTGCGAAAAAATTCGTCAGGCGGGCGGCAACGTGACGCGCGAAGCGGGCCCGGTTAAAGGCGGCTCCACCATTATCGCGTTTGTGGAAGATCCGGACGGTTATAAAATCGAACTGATTGAAAACAAACAGGCCGGACAGGGTCTGGGCCACTAA